The Sesamum indicum cultivar Zhongzhi No. 13 linkage group LG9, S_indicum_v1.0, whole genome shotgun sequence genome segment GTGGCTcctaaacaataaaatatactgattttttaataaaataaaacaaatacttaaaaatataaaaaatattgaagatggatagaataaataatcaaaagaaaatattagtccataaaaacattttaaaagcatataaaattataatttataatttataatttaaaatgtttttttgatcaattcacaacaaaaatgaataaaacataataaaagcTAATAGAATAAGTTCGTTGTTAAACCAATGCAGAAGCAACAAGACAACTTTCACTGAATGGtagttttagaaaatgaaatagattGCTGATTCTGAAGTGAAGAACTTCTTGCATAGATTGTGAAGGTTTCGACAGCAGCATGTACATAGGAGGATCGAAAATCTCAAAAGCACCAAAAGAATTAGATTGGATCAACGAAAGATGCAGACATGGGAAACCTACTAGCTTCTTCCTCCAAACCCTTCACCGACGATAATAAACGACCACCTTTTCCAAGAAGACAACTCTCCTCAATTCACACGAGCATCCATTTACACAAAGGACCAGTTCACAAAGGAGAAAGCTAAGCAGTGGACTGTCGTTTCTTCTCCTGCGAAAACTTTCCACACGATGGCTTGTTCGTATGAGACGTGCCTTCCCATTGTCGACATGCAGATGCCGCCAGGCAAGTGAGTGAATCCCTGCAAAAACATGTAAAAGGATGTCGGGTGGATTGTATTATGTTGAGGTGAACAGTGGAAGCCGATTCAGTTGCATGAATCAAACTCCAGAACTGAGAATTTGGACGAAGATGGGGTCTTGCAGCCAATTTAAACAAACCTGTTGCATGATCTTGGCGAATTCCGAGAACAAAGCCTTGTGTCCAGCGTCGTCGAATATCTTCTCTAAAGTGATGTCTTGCAAAGCAACTAGCGTAGTCTCCAGCATGTCCAGCCCAGCCTGGTTCGCAAATGTGAAAACAGGGACATCCTGGTGAACCAAAAGAATAAGAACGAGAGACATTGAACGAAAACCAACACTCACTGATAGTGCAAGATTTCAATTATTGGCACAGATATTTTAGTTACAAGTAGCATCCAGCCAGAAGTAGTTGAACAACACAAGAGAAAGAGGAAATGAGCGACTGGGAGCTGCGTATACCTTCAATGAGCAGCATAAAACGGCATCTTGGTGATGCCAAAGTGTTTTCAACACTGCTTCACTACTCGAAGCATCAGACCTAAGCAACTCGGCTCCAGTATGGTAGCTGCAATCAATAGAAAATCAGTCTTAAAACACAAACATGCTTGTGTGTACGCGTGGTGGAATGGGATTACAGGAACTACAAAGCAACAGCCCTTGAAAAAGACAGGATGCTTGTTGACGGAGTCGGTCAAGGTTTTATTGCGGCAGAGGTGTCAATTTCAGAGTTGTCAAGACTGCATAAGTCATATTACCTATAGCTTTGGCAGATCCAATGGGCGAGGGTCAGAGCTTCAGGAGAAGCTGGAGAAAGTTTTGAACCAACCGTAGGGCTCAATCCCGATGGAGATATGGCCATCGCGACCCTCTGCACAGAGGAAATCACACTGCGAACATATTGGCGGGCCATCGTAGCTACATTTTCCTGTAAATTATTCTCAAATGGGAACTGGAAGGCAATAGTCAGTATCGATCGTGCACTGCAAGATGCTGCCGCATTTTTTCCGTTATTGCTCGTCGCAGGACCAACTTCCAGGCTTGACGTCAAATCTAGTGTTTTATGTGAAGTCAAGGAGTCCTGGAAATCACCCTGCAATTTAACATAATCAGCTATCCAGCGCAGAGATTATCagccaccaaaaaaaaaaagggaaagatGGTTAAATTTTCATTGCATATATctgcattttcatttttccttttcactCCATATGATTTCTTACATCCTCAACAAGAGATAAATCAGAGCAATAAACCTGAGTCAttcaattgaaaatgaaataaaaaatgaatggagaTGTAGTAACTCAACTGGCTTTGAGTCGAGTGGAATTAAACGAAAACCAGAAGGCAGCAACTGCGCATCATCTGGAAACATCTCATCGATTGGTGCAAAAATGAGCTCGGAACAGGCCCCGACTGCATTTTCATCAATTCCACTGCACATCTGCAGAACAGGGATTAGTTGAAATTTTCACATAAAAGAAGATTGAATAGTCTATTCACAATCCATCATGTTACCTGTAGAAGATGAATGTCCCTCGACATAAAAGCATCTTCATGACTGAGTGAGTGTCCTTCCAACCGAATAACTTCAAGCATCTGAAGAATGCaaataagttcaaaataaGGAGGTTATGTATGTCAACAGTCATATGCAAAAGCTCGGTATTCCATAAGCTCTAAACAAGTCTACCATAGAAAGCACATACCTCTTCATGTTCAATCGTGTGACCCAGTGGCATGATAATTTGGCTTCCTGTAAATCTAGTAGGCCTCATTCCGGGATATGCGTACGTGTTTTTCAAAGCTGCGGCAGCATAGGCATCAACATTGAAGTCTGCCCACTCCGATCGGTGCTCCCTTAGAAAGCGAACCAGCACTGCTGGCGGAACGTTCTGGCCAGAAATAGCAACATTTAGGGGCATAGGTTAGTAAATCAAAGCCCACAGTCATACTTAAGCaatgtattgataattaaaagatatatggCTAGTGGCTACTGGTGAAGCATTCAATCAGCAAGTTGTGATGGAGAGagttaaaatgaaacaaaatgtGGATCAGTTTGAAGTAAGCAACAATATGACAAATAAATTCTTGGCGAAAAATTGCTAAAAGTAATGCTGTTTTATTAGATACTTAGAGCAACAAGAGCACCTGAATCAGCATAGATGCTTTTGCACAGAGAACACCTCCGAGCACCGATAGAGTATCTGAACTAGCAGTCACGCTCTTAGCTGAATTGATGGCGACTACTACATCTTCAGCTCCATCGCAGTTCAATATTGACCATCCATCATCATTGAACCCGTTAATAGCATCATTAAAGCCCCTGCTTAGTAGGAAGACTAGATTATCAACAATCCCAACATTTTAATATGATTTGTCATGTGTAAGATGGAATAAATTGCATCTCATACACAGTggataaaagtgaaaaatatataagcagATCACCTGCTTAACCTCTGGCTAAAAGTCCGAAGAACAGCTGGCTGCCTGCCAAGACCATATACTACCTCACCACTCGTCTCCTGGGCTATCTGCCGGATATATTTTAGTGCCTGTCAAGTTTTGATGTAAGATTAATTTAACCATATAATAACCTTGCAAGGAACAAATGGACCTTCATGCCATGGGGCCAggtaaaataagataatatataaaataaaccaTTCTTCAATCAAAGATCAACTGCTCAATGGCTAAATCTTAATATGaatcaaatataaactatCATAGGACAGGACTTCATGTCAGCTCATCGAGCAACCAAATTCCAGTGCCAAAATCAGTAGTCACTCGCATATGAAGCatataacaataacaatacaaatattacaCTCACAGCAATAGTCGTTTTCTGTGCCACGACTTTTGAAGATTCATAAAGTGGCCGTAGCACCTCCGGCACGCTCCATGCCTGGATGATGGAGTGAAACATTAATCATGTTTAAAGCTGGTCTAAGAAATTTAAAGCAGCTCAGTGAACACGGGTATCACCTCCAGATTAAGGTGATCTACAATGTGAATGATGGACCCGCCACCCTCATATGGCCGGATCAAATATCCTGATGGAAGCATTTCAGCTCTCACAAACTGCAAAGCAGCAGCTGCTTTCGGGCCAGCTCCGGTACCAGAAAGCGACCTCTCGCATACCTATATCAAtggaaaattgagaaatatttaaatatctcATTCACACATCAAATGGAGAACAAATCTCAAAGAAGTATCCTGAAGTagcttattatttcaatagcAAGTAGCATTGAGTGCGTAAAAACTGGcttgaaaatatgaatttagTACATTCAATGCTACACTTGTCAAAGAAAAATCATTACTCGAACACAAAAAGAACTGCTGATTCAAAGTTACGCATACCACAAGACTGCCATTTTCCAAGGTCGTCGTGTATCTCAAAGTCCAAAAATCACGAGCAGGAGCCAAAGTAGTTGGGGCATATGTCTGAAAGCAAATACAGATTATTGAATTCTGCAACATTGCAACATTAACATGGAACAAACAAATGAATATGACAACCCCCTTGACCTGTGTATACAACAGTTCGATTGTTCCTCCATTTCCGGCAGGAAACATAGTGAAAACCTCAAGGCTCCGACAGTCACGGAACCAAGATGAACGATCTTTAAGGATCTCTGCAATCTGTAAAAGTTGAAAACCTCAGATCAGATATAATGTTTGgcacacaataaatatagcAGCCAAAGTCGAGGAAAAATTGGAAATGACTGCTTTACCTTTGAAGGTTCTAAACTTACAAGACCGCAGGCTCGAGCTGCCACTCCACTACAACTTTGTGAAATGGCAAAGATCCCAACCGAACCCGGACCAGGCTGACAACAAATTAAAGTTTGCTTCAGTTTTAGAGTTGAAAGGGCCGCATCATTGATTGCAAGCGAATTCCATTATAAATGCCATACCTTCATCCCAGGCATCTGGACCCAATCGACAGCAGTTCCTGTAGCCTTGGAAAGGAACTCTGCCAAGGTCTCCTCCGCAATTGAGAGGAGTCTACCAAAGGCAAAACACATGAAATGGAAAACATTAGTTGAATGGCTGCTCTCTTGGCGCTTCTAAATatgcaagaaaacaagaaaaactgaGTTGATCAAGTACCCAGCAGGGTTATTAGCATCTCTGAGAGAATGTTGAGGGGTAGTGACCGCTGACTCACAACTTGCATCATTGGTAGGAGCAGCTGCCTGCAGAAAATTCCAAGGAAAGAATTAACATTTTGAAAGCTACAGGAGATGAGAAAGACACATCAAGAACTACAACAATCAAATgccataaaaattaagtacaGTGTCCCGCCCGGACAgcaaaaatatagcaattatGTAACAGCAATGGAAGTTAAACTTTAAAGCAACCAAaggataaaggaaaaaaagcaAGAGTAGACACAATTTAAGAATCAAGAAAGCAAAATGTTCTCTGGCTTCCACTGAATCTTTGGTTTCCAAATAAACCTAATCTTTTGCTGAAATGACAGTCCATAACATTAATAGATCGCATCAGCATCTTTCTAAAGAACAAGTCCCGCCACTTTTATTCAAAGGAAAATCACGCAGAAGATGATAGTAGAACAATCAGaataataaaagtgaaaaggcAGAGAAGCAAAATTACATACAGTGTGTAGCTGTTGTCGCATGTACCCATTCTCGCATACCAGCTGCGACACCTGCTTCTGGAGACGATCATTTTCCTCCATCAGTAGCTTGTTCATAGCAGTCAATTTTCTGTTCACACTCTGCAGTCTGGTAGATTCTTTCCGCTGCTTCTCTCGACACCTACATTTTTATagaaagaatttaatttacaCCCTATAACCAAcaacaaataagttccaatACTCCATTCAGCTACAAGACCTGAAATTCAAGCTCACTAAGGATTCCAAGATTCTTAAAATTAGCCAACTCTAGATCAATCTATCAGTTGCATTAGAATGAATTCATTTCCTCAAACCACCAAATGCAGAAATATTTGACAAAATGCACAAGAATCAAAAGCCCATAAATAAAAaccgaaaaaagaaaaggtccAAAAGTCATCATtttcagaaaagaaagaacaaaatagTCCAAGCAGATACAATTTTTACCCATACCTGCGGTTTTGGAACCATACTTTGATCTGTTTAGGCTCAATGTTTGAAAGAATAGGGCATTCCCGGATCAACTGCTGCCGGCGCAAAGAGCTGGGTTTGGGGCACTCAGCATACACCCTCTCCAAGGCCTCCACCTGCTCCGCCGTGTACCGGACATACTTTCCGGCATCAAGATGCTTGCTAATGCTCCCACTGCTACTCTCCCTGTGCTGCTGTACCACCATAGCCATTCTCCCTGAACTACAAGAAATACTGAAGCCCCttcaaagaaaatcaaacaaacacCCCGCCAATACTGTGTATTCTTGAATACACTGAACTGCTCTTTTATGACTCCCACCAGAGAGCTGACAGAGATTCTCTGAAGCCCGAGTTAAATTGTTCTTACTTCggatattgttttattttaataataataataatcttcCTAGTGATCTCAGAAGGATAAGATGAACGATCTTGATTGAGGGAGAAGATTCTTGGGCCTTTAGATGGCTGAGAAACACACTTCTACCACTTACCTTATAAAAAAAGGTAACAGCCAAAATAGCTCAACGAAAGCTAAGCAGCCTTGTATGCATAAATCATATGCAAACTGACAAAATTATAGgtctgttttttttccttctttctctcttttcccACACAAGAAACCACCCTTGAGTACCACTTGGAAGAGAAGCAGTAAACCCCTcctttgaattattataattattcacgCTAAAAAGCTCCAAACTTTCACCTAATGGAAGGTGAAATCAACCACGCAAAACTCCTGATTTTCacagaaagcaacaaaattcaTCCCTTTTTTGGCACTGGATTACTGTGGAATTTCCCAGCTTTTTTGCCTTGCCATACAGTAAGTTACCAGATACACTCAACTTTTAGCCTGCCCTCAATACTTGAAGAAGCTTGCTGCAGCTGGTGCCTAATGTTCTCGCAGATTCTCTGTGCTTCGCCCTTAAATACCGAAAAGAAACCGAATTTCAACAAAAGGGTCTCCAAGAATTACACAAGTGGAAGACGAGAACAGcctaaaacttttttttttatttttttaaaaaaaagggctCTCAAAGCACTACTAGAAGAGAGAGAACATATGAAAGAGGAGGCTCTCTCTCTATTTACTTCtctctccaaaaaaaaaaaacgaagaagaagagagcCAGTTGGTTCTCAAGGCACCTAAGGGGTCTTTAAACATCCGCAagagttaaaaagaaaagaagagaatgagACTGTGGACATGTCAAGAATCGGTTTTCTATGTCGTCCCAGTAAAAAACAGAAACCCACAATGAACACAGAGAAATAGATGGATCTCAAAAGATATACTAGAATCAGTGTGTATTATTTCTGTAATAGTGATGGGAGAAGCGCCTATTATacagaagagagagaaagagagagggagatggtggtggtggtaaGCTCGGAAATCGAAAATGGCAgaagtgtttttattttatggtgCTGTGGTGttggctgctgctgctgctgctgctgctgctgttacTGTGCACACAGTGCTGCCGCCTGCCACCTCTGGGAATTCTAATTCTTTCTCCTcccaacttttttcttttttattagacCACACAACACAACCCCAACCCGTTGTtaatccaaaagaaaaaggggtgaaatcaaaatgaattgTTGATTGTTGCAGTGTGGGAATTTGTTGAAAAGACGTTTGTTTTAGACCCCACAGAAGCAAGATTAGATTAGATTTTCCCCTGATTGTCTCTGCCTTAAATGCTTTTGTCAAATCACACCATTACCATATTCACCCACCACTCCATACTCTACAAAATCCTTCTCTACTACTGCTCTGCACTTTCAAATCACGCCAAGAAGATGATGGATGGATGGGATGTTGTTAATGTTCAATCAGGATTACAATTAACTACTTCTTCAAATATTCATTCACGTACTTTTTAATCATCCTTCGCTTCTTTGATGCCTGTTTTTGTTCCCTTCCATTTGACAGTCTTTCTCTATGCTTTCATTTCCAATTGTTGTTCGATTACTCATtagattttgttaaaatactGATAGATAAAGAATCGGCccgaaaaatatattacaaatgacttggtttaattttttaaataaaatctataattattattattattaattaaaataaattgattacaatcaTTAGATGTCGaatataaatatctaataaacCATTAGAATAACCTACTATTCAGTAGAAACAATATCCCACATACGAAGCCCATGACCTTTAACGTCATTGAGGCCCTTGCCAACTAAGTTAGGCTTCATTGGCATATTACAAATGACttcttgatatttatcataattatattaactcctcttatttaaaatttataaataccctttAGTGTTATCagttgtttaataaatattccttGTGACATCTTATTATAGgggtatttattaaatattaattactttcaaCCTCAAAAGGTATTTATTAAACgttcttttattttaggaacacttatactttttaaaataataaattttttttataattatgaccaatcttataaacttttatggtaaaatttaccatatagatatgtgtgtgtgtgattgcTTGAATTGAGAGAGTCAGattatgtttttgtatttttgtaagAGTAAACATGCAATTAATCCATCGTTCAGTATATATCCTACTCCATCTTGCGTGAGTTAGGTGACATATATAGAGAACACGACATATATTTAGAACACAATATTAAAGCCGCAATTATCAGAAATCAGGATACTCTAAGTTTGACTCGTTTGTTACAAACTTAGGTACAATTAtgcactaaaaagaaaattaatataaaataatttaggtaCAAGCATGTAAAACTTTAGTTGCCTGAAATCAGATTTTGTTTCTAGTTTAgtgtttatttttcaatcagcATTATTCGACATTTCatgatgttaatttttttttgtataaaaataaaataaataattacatttgcgCTCCTCCTCGATCtgtagtttatttatataagtatctatattttttaaataaatacatatttacgTACCAGAGACATCAacactatttatataaatcactcatattttttaaaaaaatatacgtaTCCATTccataaatatcaatatcattaTACACTGTTTTACTTTTTGACTGTAATgatgatttatgtaattccgtaaaaaatataggtgattttgatacataaattaaagagtgtaaatgtaagtatcacacaataaaaatacatttgagtTATTGTGATGAGAATGTATATACTATATTGGTTTATACATTTGCACATAAGAAACCacctattatatatatataacattataa includes the following:
- the LOC105170294 gene encoding homeobox-leucine zipper protein REVOLUTA, with product MAMVVQQHRESSSGSISKHLDAGKYVRYTAEQVEALERVYAECPKPSSLRRQQLIRECPILSNIEPKQIKVWFQNRRCREKQRKESTRLQSVNRKLTAMNKLLMEENDRLQKQVSQLVCENGYMRQQLHTAAAPTNDASCESAVTTPQHSLRDANNPAGLLSIAEETLAEFLSKATGTAVDWVQMPGMKPGPGSVGIFAISQSCSGVAARACGLVSLEPSKIAEILKDRSSWFRDCRSLEVFTMFPAGNGGTIELLYTQTYAPTTLAPARDFWTLRYTTTLENGSLVVCERSLSGTGAGPKAAAALQFVRAEMLPSGYLIRPYEGGGSIIHIVDHLNLEAWSVPEVLRPLYESSKVVAQKTTIAALKYIRQIAQETSGEVVYGLGRQPAVLRTFSQRLSRGFNDAINGFNDDGWSILNCDGAEDVVVAINSAKSVTASSDTLSVLGGVLCAKASMLIQNVPPAVLVRFLREHRSEWADFNVDAYAAAALKNTYAYPGMRPTRFTGSQIIMPLGHTIEHEEMLEVIRLEGHSLSHEDAFMSRDIHLLQMCSGIDENAVGACSELIFAPIDEMFPDDAQLLPSGFRLIPLDSKPGDFQDSLTSHKTLDLTSSLEVGPATSNNGKNAAASCSARSILTIAFQFPFENNLQENVATMARQYVRSVISSVQRVAMAISPSGLSPTVGSKLSPASPEALTLAHWICQSYSYHTGAELLRSDASSSEAVLKTLWHHQDAVLCCSLKDVPVFTFANQAGLDMLETTLVALQDITLEKIFDDAGHKALFSEFAKIMQQGFTHLPGGICMSTMGRHVSYEQAIVWKVFAGEETTVHCLAFSFVNWSFV